CGCCGGGATCGTCGTCGGGGTCGACTTCGGCCACACGCACCTGCGGGTGGCCGTGGGCAACCTGGCGCACCAGGTGCTCGCGGAGGAGTCCGAGCCGATCGACGTGGACGCGTCCGCGACCCAGGGCCTGGACCGCGCGGAGGCGCTGGTGAGCCGCCTGGTGGGGGCCACGGACGTGCCCGCGGACAAGGTCGTCGGCGTGGGCCTCGGGGTGCCGGGGCCGATAGACACCGAGACCGGTGTGCTGGGCTCCACCAGCATCCTGCCGGGCTGGACCGGCACGAACCCGCGCGACGACCTGCAGTCCCGCCTCGGCGTCCCGGTCTACGTCGACAACGACGCGAACCTCGGCGCCCTCGGCGAGCTGGTCTGGGGCAGCGGCCGGGGCGCCAAGGACGTGGCGTACATCAAGGTCGCCAGCGGCGTCGGCGCCGGCCTGGTGATCAACGGCCAGCTCTACCGCGGCCCCGGCGGCACGGCCGGCGAGATAGGGCACATCACGCTGGACGAGTCAGGTCCCGTCTGCCGCTGCGGCAACCGGGGCTGCCTGGAGACCTTCACCGCCGGGCGCTACATCCTGGGCCTGCTGGAGGCCAGCCACGGCCCCGGGCTGACCGTGGAGCACATGGTGCAGCTCGCGCGGGACGGCGACCCGGGCTGCCGCCGGGTGATCGCCGACGTCGGCCGGCATATCGGCAGCGGCGTGGCCAGCCTGTGCAACCTGCTCAACCCCAGCCGGGTCGTCCTCGGCGGCGATCTCGCCGAGGCCGGGGAGCTGATCCTGCAGCCCATAGGGGAGTCCGTCGCGCGCTACGCGATCCCCAGCGCCGCCCGCCAGCTCGACCTCGCCTCCGGGGCGCTGGGCAGCCGCGCGGAGGTGCTCGGGGCACTCGCCCTGGTGCTGAGCGAGATGGGCGACCGTTCGATCCTTGACGGCGCCGTACCGGTCCTCGCCCCCGCTCTCACGGACGGATGAGTTCACGTAGAGAAACCAGGCGATCGTATCCTTCTCGTTAAGCATTTACTTCTTGACGGCATGGTTACGGGCGAGTTGACTACCTCACACCTCGGCCGCGAAGGCGCGGCCACGTCAGGGAGGTTCGACCGTGCACACCTATCTGCGCCGTGCGGCAGTCGCACTGGCCGCCGTAAC
The Streptomyces sp. CNQ-509 DNA segment above includes these coding regions:
- a CDS encoding ROK family transcriptional regulator encodes the protein METPGSQSSLHRANLERVVRAVRLSGSLTQAQIARSTGLSAATVSNIVRELQESGTVSVTPTSAGGRRARAVSLSGDAGIVVGVDFGHTHLRVAVGNLAHQVLAEESEPIDVDASATQGLDRAEALVSRLVGATDVPADKVVGVGLGVPGPIDTETGVLGSTSILPGWTGTNPRDDLQSRLGVPVYVDNDANLGALGELVWGSGRGAKDVAYIKVASGVGAGLVINGQLYRGPGGTAGEIGHITLDESGPVCRCGNRGCLETFTAGRYILGLLEASHGPGLTVEHMVQLARDGDPGCRRVIADVGRHIGSGVASLCNLLNPSRVVLGGDLAEAGELILQPIGESVARYAIPSAARQLDLASGALGSRAEVLGALALVLSEMGDRSILDGAVPVLAPALTDG